The sequence below is a genomic window from Haematobia irritans isolate KBUSLIRL chromosome 3, ASM5000362v1, whole genome shotgun sequence.
ccgttcggactaggctataaaaaaggagtccgttgtcattgagctaagcatagaatcggacaacactcagtgatagagagaagttcacaactgtggtattacaacggactgaatagtctaaaagaGCTTAAAATATCGTGCTGCCACTATACCAAACCTAACCTTAGGATGGCTATTGGTCGTTATAGACAAACATTGAGTCCATTATAATACATCCTATACAATTATTCATTGTTGTCCATGTTTAGCCTATACGTAGGGAATCTGATAATAGCTAAATCTATACATCTTTTAACACTATGCTTTAAACCATTTGAATTGCTTTGAGTCAATAAATAAGCAATGTTCTAGCAATAACGGTATAAATACCCGTAAAATGCATTGGTATTTATGCAAGgcgtagaaaaattttacacaattctTATACgctcatttaaaattaaattaatttatgtttCGATAACGcctttccccaaatactatggctgtcattcgggatcaatttttataaatcccggcattcgggatttcaaaatatagaatccagggattttatattattttaagcaataataataaaacagcgccaaaaaattgttgtacattaaaccaatttagtttaattctattttgttaaaaaaagaacataaaagtaaatgaaaatgcaatttaaaattgctatcatacttaacTTACTCAACAAGACATTTTAAGAGTTTTGATTAGATTATGTATATTTTCGTACATTTGTGttaatccttttgtacttcATCGTGTtaagtaacttcttaaaatatcaaggcatccaaatttttatcagatgtACACAATATTGTCATATTGTCGACGGACCTCTtttattgctttttattttatgtggcacgaattccatttcacatgaactcGATTCTTGATGTATACATCCATGTacaataaattcttactcaaggtgtaccataaaATGTACTAACTCAATTTCTcgggtatgaaatctaaggCCCGTTTCCACTGAATatgaatattaataaataatgctaaaaagtCACAAATTTAACTAATTGGAATTAGTTTTTCGGTATCCCGAAAAATCCCgaggttcaaaataaaaaatccggGGATTCGGGATTAATCGCGTCctgaaaatcccgggatttcagGATGGGATTCATCCCGGGTGACAGCCCTAATGGaaaccaaacattttttacCAGCAACAAGTAAACAATCGACATCAAAGTCACGGAATTTTGGGTTGGAAAAATACCACAGCATTTTTAGGGGTAGAGGAAATTTCGCTTGAGCTACATGCGGGCTTTTAAACTGATGTTGCGAACAGCATCAAATATGCCGTAGTTTTTCATTGTGAgccacttatttttttttatgacgtCGATAAACATAGCTGTCCTCCTTTTCTTGTCAATACAGCCCAATGTTCATCTTttcaaaacaataacaaaaacacatgttcgACCACAATTGAcgattttattgagccacgttTATTCCACTTGCATTTCGCTTAGTTTTAATGAAAGACTCATTTAAAAtagtgaaatttctcaaaacaccATTCCTAAGTAGACGGTTTtttaatagctttggatcaatgGCCTGTAGTCGCTATGAATATGTTAAAGGCTACGAGACGGACGACAGTATATTACCAAATGTATGGATTGTTGTGAGAGTTGATGGTAAaggatttcacaaattttcaaaaatacatgATTTTGAGAAACCCAATGACGAAAAAGGTATTACAAATCAGACTTTACTAGTATGAACAAAtgatatgaaaatatttgtacTTTTTACAAATTACAGCTCTCAACTTAATGAATAACGCAGCACAAACTGTAATGGAAGAATTCCGTGACATTATTTTATCGTATGGCCAAAGTGATGAGTATTCTTTTATTTTCCGAAAAGAAACAAATGTTTTTAACAGAAGATCAGCCAAACTACTGTCATATGTTACCAGTTTATTTACATCGTCCTATGTAATGAATTGGTCAAATTGGATGGGAgagaaaaaattacaatatcCACCCTGCTTCGATGGTCGAGTAGTTCTATACCCATCGGATCAAAATCTAAGAGACTACTTAAGTTGGCGACAAGCAGATGTCCACATTAATAATTTATACAATACAGCCTTTTGGAATCTAGTAATCCAATCTGGACTAACAAATCAAGAAGCTGAAGCAGAGTTAAGAGGAACTTTTTCTGCTGACAAGAATGAATTGTTATTTTCCAGGTTTGGAATAAACTACAACAATCTCCCAGCAATGTTTCGAAAGGGAACGATACTACTACGGAAAAGAGTAAATGTGGGCGAGAATAAACGACAGCTGATTGTTCCTATTTACGATGATTTAATAAGAGATAAATTTTGGAAATCTCATCCTGAACTCCTTGGAAAATACACGCCGGGGGAATACGAAACCAAAAGCTCTGACAATGATATCAAACCTGAGTTGCTAACAAGGCAAATGGCGAAAGTTCAAATCGAAATAGATAGTAgacaaagttaaaataaagtttattaggtttaaaaatgtgtgttatattgtttttattttgtttggtttGTCCGTATATGGCCATTTCAGCTTGAttgtaaaatgagttaaataaataaatagatataGGTAGAATTccatctcaaaacataatatcgTATTTCACCAAGTCATATCTTGTCCTCGATACAGACCCATCCATGAACCAATAACATATTCTCTCACACAACAAACAATCAGAATTAAAACTTTCAAATAGCCCAATTATTttcgaattaaaaaaagaattaatatttgttttaaaacaACATTTAAATATCGGAAAGCAGTCGCtaagaaatacgaaaaaatCATTTTCATATCATTTATTTGTTCAATATTGTAATTAGACGCCGATGCAGGATCCACTCGAAAATCATTGATCGAATTAAAAGTGGATTGATTTAAATAGGGAAAAAATTGTCGTATATGATAAACAAGCAGAGCTTAGTAAAATGTTGTTGCTAGAGatagattgaaaaaaaaagtaaagaaaaaagtcttacaaattttaaaaaattaatcaaattggtattatacataaaatatatCTTTTCGTGGTTAACATACAAActttcaaataatattttttgaatatatCGAAACAATTCGAATGGCTGCATTTAGTTCCCCTTAGGTTTTGTTTGACATGCCACATATTCCTCAAAGCCATGTTACCATGCCTTACAACGAGCCTATTTTgctaaatgtttaat
It includes:
- the THG gene encoding tRNA-histidine guanylyltransferase, yielding MKDSFKIVKFLKTPFLSRRFFNSFGSMACSRYEYVKGYETDDSILPNVWIVVRVDGKGFHKFSKIHDFEKPNDEKALNLMNNAAQTVMEEFRDIILSYGQSDEYSFIFRKETNVFNRRSAKLLSYVTSLFTSSYVMNWSNWMGEKKLQYPPCFDGRVVLYPSDQNLRDYLSWRQADVHINNLYNTAFWNLVIQSGLTNQEAEAELRGTFSADKNELLFSRFGINYNNLPAMFRKGTILLRKRVNVGENKRQLIVPIYDDLIRDKFWKSHPELLGKYTPGEYETKSSDNDIKPELLTRQMAKVQIEIDSRQS